A single window of Phycisphaerae bacterium DNA harbors:
- a CDS encoding PEP-CTERM sorting domain-containing protein (PEP-CTERM proteins occur, often in large numbers, in the proteomes of bacteria that also encode an exosortase, a predicted intramembrane cysteine proteinase. The presence of a PEP-CTERM domain at a protein's C-terminus predicts cleavage within the sorting domain, followed by covalent anchoring to some some component of the (usually Gram-negative) cell surface. Many PEP-CTERM proteins exhibit an unusual sequence composition that includes large numbers of potential glycosylation sites. Expression of one such protein has been shown restore the ability of a bacterium to form floc, a type of biofilm.) — MRRASLLAIICVLGLFAGPVLATPCPTISIEYGDGSWQKIYQAGDLQAMGGDAFYLADSASNGTFDAEWEFTFESDPYVISWVSIKNTTSASQTYTVTFTEPVTPAISPSSIYGGSVSGSLTTDPLGGYLSTIAPQPLFVGIIDGIDILPFYPHPSSWSKAGSGTTVIGLQEAWDLAGGAVNNSISIRHTFELGAHDAVALTGYFQVELPEPATIGLLGLGGLVFLKRRRA, encoded by the coding sequence GTGAGAAGGGCGAGTCTTTTAGCAATAATTTGTGTGCTTGGTTTGTTCGCAGGTCCGGTACTTGCAACTCCCTGTCCCACCATTTCCATAGAATACGGCGATGGTTCGTGGCAAAAGATTTATCAGGCCGGCGATCTTCAGGCAATGGGCGGAGACGCTTTTTATCTGGCGGATTCGGCCTCCAACGGGACCTTCGATGCCGAGTGGGAATTTACGTTCGAGTCAGATCCATACGTTATATCGTGGGTATCAATTAAAAACACAACGAGCGCAAGTCAAACATACACGGTGACATTTACAGAGCCGGTAACACCTGCCATAAGCCCATCATCAATTTACGGCGGCTCGGTGAGCGGCTCGCTTACAACCGACCCTCTGGGCGGATACCTTTCCACAATAGCTCCTCAGCCGTTATTTGTGGGGATAATAGACGGCATCGATATTTTGCCGTTTTACCCGCACCCATCTTCGTGGAGCAAGGCCGGCAGCGGCACGACAGTTATCGGCCTGCAAGAGGCGTGGGACCTCGCCGGCGGGGCAGTAAACAACAGCATCAGCATCCGACATACGTTCGAGCTCGGAGCGCACGATGCAGTGGCCCTGACGGGATATTTCCAAGTGGAACTTCCGGAGCCAGCGACGATTGGACTGCTCGGCCTCGGCGGGCTGGTTTTCCTGAAGAGACGCAGGGCATAA
- a CDS encoding PIG-L family deacetylase: protein MYQSHIKDDSRCAVIVAHPDDETLWAGGLMLMHPDVKWTVVTICRKSDADRAPKFFKALEEFGASGYMGDLDDGPEQKTLDNHEVQRTIMELLPFDRFEVVITHGTVGEYTRHSRHEETARAVMRLREAEELGTKEVWSFAYEDGGGKYLPRADRGADLQINLPEHIWERKYDIITQIYGFSKDSFEAKTTPRREAFWRFGATGRK, encoded by the coding sequence ATGTATCAGAGTCATATAAAGGACGACAGCAGGTGTGCGGTCATTGTCGCTCATCCTGACGATGAGACGCTGTGGGCGGGAGGATTGATGCTGATGCATCCAGATGTCAAGTGGACCGTGGTAACAATCTGCAGGAAAAGCGATGCGGACCGGGCGCCAAAATTTTTCAAGGCCCTTGAAGAATTCGGCGCAAGCGGTTATATGGGAGACCTCGACGACGGCCCTGAGCAGAAGACGCTGGATAACCACGAGGTCCAGCGAACCATAATGGAGCTGCTGCCTTTTGACAGATTCGAGGTGGTTATTACGCACGGTACGGTCGGTGAATACACGCGGCACTCAAGGCACGAAGAGACAGCAAGGGCGGTAATGAGACTGCGGGAAGCCGAGGAACTGGGTACAAAAGAAGTATGGTCTTTCGCATACGAGGACGGGGGCGGCAAGTATCTGCCGCGAGCCGACAGAGGAGCTGATTTGCAGATAAACCTGCCGGAGCATATATGGGAGAGGAAGTATGATATTATCACCCAAATATATGGTTTCAGCAAAGACAGTTTTGAGGCGAAGACAACGCCCCGGCGGGAGGCGTTTTGGCGTTTCGGGGCAACAGGTCGAAAATAG
- a CDS encoding glycosidase, with translation MSKNSTHELFQRHPDNPILSVEDWPYKANSVFNAAAAEIDGKTVLLARVEDFRGISHLTTAISDDGIGNWRVHNEPALKPEPKEHPEELWGIEDPRITWIEEMNKWAICYTAYSKGGPLVSLAMTADFKSFERIGPVMPPEDKDAALFPVKFNGLWAMLHRPVAKSPLLGAHIWISFSPNLKHWGEHKEIIHAREGGWWDAGKIGLCAPPMQTKEGWLLLYHGVRTTASGSIYRLGLALLDLQNPTQVIRRTDEWIFGPKAHYEREGDVDDVVFPCGWIKRGNKIFMYYGAADSRICLATAEFDEVVEVILKCPSGDYTD, from the coding sequence ATGAGCAAAAACTCAACTCACGAGCTTTTTCAGCGTCATCCGGACAATCCGATTTTGTCGGTTGAAGACTGGCCATACAAAGCTAATTCTGTTTTTAACGCAGCGGCAGCGGAAATAGACGGCAAAACCGTTTTGCTTGCCCGGGTCGAAGACTTCAGGGGCATTTCACATCTGACTACGGCGATAAGCGACGACGGTATCGGCAACTGGCGAGTACACAATGAACCTGCTCTAAAACCCGAACCTAAAGAGCATCCGGAAGAACTCTGGGGCATAGAAGACCCACGGATAACATGGATCGAGGAAATGAACAAGTGGGCCATATGTTACACGGCCTATTCAAAAGGCGGGCCGCTTGTGTCCCTGGCTATGACGGCTGATTTCAAATCATTCGAGCGCATAGGGCCGGTCATGCCGCCGGAGGACAAAGACGCTGCGCTTTTCCCGGTTAAGTTCAACGGCCTCTGGGCGATGCTGCATCGCCCAGTTGCGAAATCGCCACTTCTCGGCGCCCATATATGGATATCTTTTTCGCCTAATCTTAAACACTGGGGTGAGCATAAGGAGATAATCCATGCCAGAGAAGGCGGATGGTGGGACGCAGGCAAGATAGGGCTGTGCGCACCACCTATGCAGACTAAAGAGGGATGGCTGCTTCTTTATCATGGGGTTCGGACGACCGCTTCCGGCTCAATCTACCGGTTGGGACTTGCATTGTTAGACCTCCAAAACCCAACCCAAGTCATCCGTCGGACGGATGAATGGATTTTCGGGCCGAAGGCACATTACGAGCGCGAGGGCGACGTTGATGACGTTGTGTTTCCGTGCGGATGGATAAAAAGGGGAAATAAGATTTTTATGTATTACGGTGCGGCGGATTCGCGTATATGCCTTGCGACGGCCGAGTTCGACGAAGTGGTCGAGGTTATTCTTAAATGTCCCAGCGGGGATTATACAGATTAG
- a CDS encoding DUF5320 domain-containing protein: MPRGDRTGPAGLGPMTGRAAGFCAGYQVPGFMNPLGGRGYWGRGRGGGRGRGFGRGFGWARAGYGYPTAEYPYAPYPEPFAQAPTQEQELAGLKQQAQYLRDSLDAVNKRIEELEKEKVD, from the coding sequence ATGCCACGTGGAGACCGAACAGGTCCTGCTGGGTTAGGACCGATGACAGGAAGGGCCGCCGGTTTCTGTGCCGGCTACCAGGTGCCCGGCTTTATGAATCCCCTCGGCGGACGAGGTTACTGGGGCAGGGGGCGAGGCGGTGGTCGAGGCCGAGGTTTTGGACGCGGTTTCGGCTGGGCAAGAGCCGGTTATGGTTATCCTACTGCTGAATACCCTTATGCGCCTTACCCTGAACCGTTTGCTCAAGCGCCAACACAGGAACAGGAACTCGCCGGCCTGAAACAACAGGCCCAATACCTTCGGGATTCTCTCGATGCTGTTAATAAACGCAT
- a CDS encoding RNA pseudouridine synthase has protein sequence MIKYKSLMAKKRRSTNKNLPKGLKILYEDKDILVADKPAGLLSVATAAEKTRTAYCILTDYVRKGFPKSRNRLFTVHRLDQWTSGVMVFAKSEEIKLRLQAQWKETQKKYLAVIHGRLTQKQAVISSYLAENKAFVVYSTPDPAKGKLSQTAYKVLKETPKFSLLEIDLLTGRKNQIRVHLADYGHPVVGDRKYGKAGDKFRRLALHSKSLSLKHPVTGRRLTFQTKTPAYFSQLLANRF, from the coding sequence ATGATTAAATATAAATCCCTTATGGCTAAAAAGAGACGTTCGACTAATAAAAATTTGCCGAAAGGCCTGAAAATTCTCTACGAAGATAAAGACATCCTCGTAGCCGATAAGCCTGCGGGATTGCTCTCGGTCGCGACCGCTGCCGAAAAAACACGGACCGCTTACTGCATCCTGACCGATTATGTCCGCAAAGGATTCCCGAAATCTCGCAACCGGCTTTTCACCGTCCACCGCCTTGACCAGTGGACCTCGGGCGTCATGGTCTTTGCGAAAAGTGAGGAAATTAAACTCCGCCTCCAGGCTCAGTGGAAAGAGACGCAAAAGAAATACCTTGCGGTCATTCACGGCCGCCTGACGCAAAAACAGGCAGTCATCTCTTCATACCTCGCAGAGAACAAGGCCTTCGTCGTCTATTCCACCCCGGACCCCGCAAAAGGAAAACTCTCGCAAACCGCCTACAAGGTGCTGAAAGAAACCCCCAAATTCAGTCTCTTGGAAATTGACCTTTTGACCGGCAGGAAAAACCAAATCCGTGTCCATCTGGCAGATTATGGACATCCCGTTGTTGGCGACAGAAAGTATGGAAAGGCCGGCGATAAGTTCAGACGCCTCGCCCTTCATTCCAAATCGCTCTCGTTAAAACATCCTGTGACCGGCCGGCGGTTGACTTTTCAAACTAAAACCCCCGCTTATTTCTCCCAACTGTTGGCGAACCGATTTTAG
- a CDS encoding DUF2179 domain-containing protein, with amino-acid sequence MEDMLLSNSGFYTWFVLPALIFAARVADVSIGTVRVIFISRGLKYIAPIVGFFEVLIWLLAMSQIMKHLSNPACYIAFGGGFAMGNFVGIWIAEKLSLGLVLVRVVTQKDASVLVEHLKSADYGVTSVDGHGSTGEVKVVFTIVPRQEVGSIIKLIKKFNPKAFYSIEEVSMVKRGVFPAKRSRSFFSLVNLFRPFRKGK; translated from the coding sequence ATGGAAGATATGCTACTGTCGAATTCTGGTTTTTATACGTGGTTCGTGCTGCCAGCTTTGATTTTTGCCGCCAGGGTGGCGGACGTAAGCATCGGGACGGTGCGCGTGATATTTATCTCCCGCGGTTTAAAATACATAGCCCCCATAGTCGGTTTTTTTGAGGTGCTAATATGGCTTCTGGCTATGAGCCAGATTATGAAGCACCTGTCGAATCCGGCCTGCTATATTGCGTTTGGAGGCGGATTTGCGATGGGTAATTTCGTTGGGATATGGATTGCTGAGAAGCTATCCTTAGGGCTGGTTCTGGTGCGGGTTGTTACTCAAAAAGACGCATCGGTGCTGGTGGAACACCTGAAGTCCGCTGATTACGGAGTTACCAGCGTTGATGGGCATGGCTCGACAGGAGAGGTAAAAGTAGTCTTTACAATCGTACCAAGGCAAGAGGTCGGGAGTATAATCAAACTGATAAAAAAGTTCAATCCGAAGGCGTTTTATTCGATAGAGGAAGTGAGCATGGTCAAAAGGGGCGTGTTTCCAGCTAAAAGAAGCCGGAGTTTCTTCAGCTTGGTGAATCTTTTTCGGCCATTTCGAAAAGGCAAATAA
- a CDS encoding ARMT1-like domain-containing protein, whose protein sequence is MRTYFDCIPCFVHQALDAARLATDDKQIHEKVVREVLRLAADLDMSQSPPSIGQQIHRLIRKLVGKNDPYCGIKKRFNNLALRLYPELRKQVLDSDDRLETAIRLAIAGNIIDLGVKTGLTESHIEKTIAQSLTDPLDAQALKEFRNATNQAKDILYLADNAGEIVFDRLLIEQIPIEKLTVVVKGSPVINDATMEDAIVAGLPQLVEVINNGSDAPGTILESCSQDFRHQFDKADLVIAKGQGNYETLSDMDKNIFFILKAKCTVIARDLGCEVGEMVLIKSKVTAYNKKI, encoded by the coding sequence ATGAGAACTTATTTTGACTGTATTCCGTGTTTTGTTCACCAGGCACTTGATGCGGCAAGGCTGGCAACAGATGACAAACAAATTCATGAAAAGGTTGTGCGAGAGGTTCTTCGTTTAGCGGCGGATTTGGATATGAGCCAGAGCCCTCCTTCCATTGGCCAACAAATACATCGGTTAATCCGGAAACTGGTTGGTAAAAATGACCCGTACTGCGGGATAAAGAAACGATTTAACAATCTGGCTTTGAGACTGTATCCAGAGTTGCGAAAGCAGGTCTTAGACTCTGACGATCGGCTTGAAACAGCTATCCGCTTAGCGATAGCCGGCAATATCATCGACTTAGGTGTCAAAACCGGATTGACAGAATCCCATATTGAAAAAACCATTGCTCAGTCTTTAACAGACCCGCTGGATGCGCAGGCACTTAAAGAATTCAGGAACGCAACAAACCAGGCAAAAGATATTCTTTACCTTGCTGATAATGCCGGTGAGATTGTTTTTGACCGTTTGTTGATTGAGCAGATTCCCATCGAAAAACTTACTGTGGTTGTCAAAGGTTCCCCTGTCATAAATGACGCGACGATGGAAGATGCTATTGTTGCCGGCTTACCTCAACTTGTAGAAGTCATTAATAACGGCTCAGATGCACCGGGTACTATTCTGGAAAGCTGCTCGCAGGATTTTCGACACCAATTCGATAAAGCAGATTTAGTAATAGCCAAAGGACAAGGTAACTACGAAACTCTGAGCGATATGGATAAGAATATATTCTTCATACTGAAAGCTAAATGCACTGTTATTGCCAGAGACTTGGGTTGTGAAGTCGGCGAGATGGTTTTAATAAAAAGTAAAGTTACGGCCTATAACAAAAAAATTTAA
- a CDS encoding glycosyltransferase family 4 protein has product MKVLLLYDYPPSPAGLATQGQLLHKGLEELGVEVFSVNFESAQEKEWYYRWFAPDIVVGVGYWGHTSHLVLHPQRYGVTAIPWLVADGYMANYGEILDRLPLILVTSNWVKKIYMRDGLHGKNIEVLHVGCDTDSFRPRDRKDPKVSTVREALGVSEEQIMILTVGGDAASKGAQEVMQALAINDPEAPDWKYVCKVWPQPRTEQQNMADMQLATHLGIEKNVVYTSSRVSRNFMPYLLAACDIYAAPSRLEGFGMIQVEANACEKPVIGIKAMGMLDTLVHGKTAFLADVAQEIRLREMILGDESGYETGHRHSFKKPRTVDYRASVHDIANYLMQLMKDSGLREKMGKEGRKRVVENFDYRVIAKKFVKIVSKRLGIS; this is encoded by the coding sequence ATGAAAGTTCTGCTTTTGTATGATTACCCCCCTTCTCCAGCAGGTCTTGCCACTCAAGGGCAACTGTTACACAAGGGGCTCGAAGAGCTTGGGGTCGAGGTTTTTTCTGTTAATTTCGAATCGGCGCAGGAGAAGGAGTGGTATTACCGCTGGTTCGCACCTGATATTGTCGTAGGCGTCGGCTACTGGGGACATACGTCTCATTTAGTTCTCCACCCGCAAAGATACGGGGTAACGGCGATACCGTGGCTTGTGGCGGACGGTTATATGGCGAACTACGGGGAGATACTGGACAGACTGCCCTTGATACTGGTGACTTCGAACTGGGTAAAGAAGATATATATGCGTGACGGTCTGCACGGGAAGAATATAGAAGTTTTGCACGTCGGGTGTGATACAGACTCATTCAGGCCTCGTGACAGGAAAGACCCTAAAGTTTCGACGGTTCGTGAGGCATTGGGAGTATCTGAGGAGCAGATAATGATTTTGACTGTCGGCGGTGACGCGGCATCGAAAGGCGCGCAGGAGGTTATGCAGGCGCTGGCGATAAACGACCCGGAGGCGCCGGACTGGAAGTATGTTTGCAAGGTCTGGCCCCAGCCAAGAACGGAACAACAGAACATGGCAGATATGCAACTGGCCACACACTTGGGAATAGAAAAAAATGTAGTTTATACGAGCAGCAGGGTTTCGCGAAATTTCATGCCTTACTTATTGGCAGCGTGTGATATTTATGCGGCGCCATCCCGATTAGAGGGCTTCGGAATGATTCAGGTTGAGGCAAACGCGTGTGAAAAGCCGGTAATAGGAATAAAGGCGATGGGGATGCTTGATACGCTGGTGCACGGCAAGACGGCTTTTTTAGCGGATGTTGCCCAGGAAATTCGCCTTCGAGAGATGATTCTCGGAGACGAGTCCGGCTATGAAACAGGTCACAGGCACAGCTTTAAGAAGCCGAGGACAGTGGATTACCGGGCGAGCGTTCATGATATCGCCAATTATCTTATGCAGCTAATGAAAGACTCGGGCTTGAGAGAAAAAATGGGCAAAGAAGGAAGAAAACGAGTTGTCGAGAATTTCGACTATCGTGTTATAGCGAAGAAATTCGTCAAAATCGTTTCGAAGCGTTTGGGCATATCATAA